A genomic segment from Candidatus Brocadia sinica JPN1 encodes:
- a CDS encoding FkbM family methyltransferase, with protein MSVKNRASLRVLYIPLEFKTWQNASHFPYSGNYGFEEGFAANGVEYLTIPAFYETTSSEQISWLNHARKLCAGKNFNQVWLEMVHSRFDEDFLDWIAAIAPVRIGFVWESYEMHPDELVNNPEGVKRRRANLERNFKFVTHVVAIDEKDVENFNTHNLVKAKWLWDAGIMPDRFICKELPSTPAPNNCAVFYGSLYGERKKWLEHSALKGLLVRPVASPEYNTNLPGLFDKLNATSEAFLKEGNAATEDFFSTYIDSLRVIRRECFALWLRGLSMGAAIVNLPQFGKGYASRVLEGMAAGRPVVSYEITDRPRTKALFEDGKEILLYKGDNPYQLAEHIQRILREPNFARRISANARSKIKSFHTTERLVRQILDWVENREINSSLTAYNLQGNQTQPDHVQDNKMLLMRNFYGPGDIVFDIGANVGDKTYMFLENGAKVICFEPQSDCTKILRKKYGNDKRVVIVEKGLADKNGKMLLSVCSQANTISTFSDEWKKGRFADYTWDKSDEVEVITLDDAIHTYGFPQYIKIDVEGFEYQVLCGLSKPVPYLSFEFTIEFLDRAKQCVSHLEKLGYKFFNFSEGEISQLVLSEWVPSKTLFKKLERSTDQLYWGDIYAKYDTLSFNNKKNFTHEIKHILPYKSAAITNIRNTISIVNTNVLEQLHITGLCGDNQPLRLHLGCGEQHLDGYVNIDYPPSEHNVMQVNADVYANITELDFPAGSVDEVRSHHVFEHFNRVTALAMLIKWHNWLKIGGKLHIETPDLMGSAKTLLTESSWKTKMGVVRHITGDQSSGWAYHVDQWFPERFEHTLNRLGFGTVLIQASSWPHEPFLSNVTAIAVKSQNVPLEKQLIVADELLLESTVSSMEQPTFEIWKRQLRTILLDNQKVTSHDVQYPTGSQISDVLKVFQQSVPELSIDELHNFNQRSRDRWVHAKALTVPSGSRVLDIGAGTCPYRPFFVHCIYKTHDFKKYAGEKLGGTKEYGSIDYESDISAIPVPDNSFDVIICTEVLEHTPEPIEAMREMTRILRPGGRLFITAPLGAGLHQIPYHYYGGYTPEWYRHFCKKFGLYVSEIIPNGGFFKLLAQECARVAWTLPQHQHLHGNNIEFIQNLFGEWIPRYLFALEKKHFIDQFTVGYHVEAVKIRDIDNIQKMIDKNTQNVSLYIEAAHALMNQGKFLDAKMYIEDALELDNDNPTLLEIYQQLSQ; from the coding sequence GTGTCTGTTAAAAATCGTGCCAGCCTGAGAGTTTTATATATTCCTTTAGAGTTTAAAACGTGGCAAAATGCAAGCCACTTTCCTTACTCGGGAAATTATGGTTTTGAAGAAGGGTTTGCTGCCAACGGGGTGGAATATCTGACGATTCCAGCCTTTTATGAAACGACATCTTCCGAACAAATATCATGGCTCAACCACGCACGTAAACTCTGTGCAGGAAAAAACTTCAATCAGGTTTGGCTGGAGATGGTCCATAGCAGGTTTGACGAGGATTTCCTGGATTGGATTGCGGCGATAGCTCCGGTTCGTATTGGCTTTGTCTGGGAAAGCTATGAAATGCACCCTGATGAACTTGTAAATAATCCCGAAGGTGTCAAAAGACGGCGAGCTAATCTCGAAAGGAATTTTAAATTTGTAACGCATGTCGTTGCTATTGACGAAAAAGATGTGGAAAATTTTAACACCCATAACTTGGTAAAAGCCAAATGGTTGTGGGATGCCGGAATAATGCCTGATCGTTTCATCTGCAAGGAACTTCCGTCAACGCCCGCACCCAATAATTGTGCGGTTTTTTACGGGTCTCTCTATGGTGAAAGGAAAAAATGGCTGGAACATAGTGCCTTGAAGGGTTTACTTGTCCGCCCAGTGGCCTCACCAGAATATAACACCAATCTGCCTGGTCTTTTTGATAAATTGAACGCTACTTCTGAGGCGTTTTTAAAGGAAGGGAATGCCGCTACCGAAGATTTTTTTTCAACTTATATAGACTCTTTGCGTGTCATTCGCAGAGAATGCTTTGCCCTTTGGCTGAGGGGACTGAGTATGGGGGCAGCGATTGTGAATTTACCACAATTTGGTAAGGGTTATGCAAGCCGTGTACTTGAAGGGATGGCTGCAGGACGACCTGTTGTAAGCTATGAAATCACCGATCGACCGAGAACCAAAGCTCTCTTTGAGGATGGGAAAGAAATTTTATTGTACAAGGGAGATAATCCTTATCAGTTGGCTGAACATATACAACGGATTTTGCGTGAGCCTAATTTTGCCAGGCGGATTTCAGCAAATGCCAGAAGCAAAATAAAGAGTTTTCATACAACAGAAAGGTTAGTTCGCCAGATACTTGACTGGGTTGAAAATCGAGAAATAAATTCTTCTTTAACGGCTTATAATTTACAGGGTAATCAAACACAGCCAGATCATGTACAGGACAACAAGATGCTGTTAATGCGAAATTTTTATGGCCCCGGAGATATCGTATTTGATATTGGAGCAAATGTAGGCGACAAGACTTATATGTTTTTAGAAAATGGCGCAAAGGTAATTTGTTTTGAACCTCAATCTGATTGCACAAAGATATTGCGGAAGAAGTACGGCAATGACAAAAGAGTAGTAATTGTTGAAAAAGGGTTGGCTGATAAAAATGGGAAAATGCTACTTTCTGTATGCTCGCAGGCTAACACAATCTCCACTTTTTCAGATGAATGGAAAAAGGGAAGATTTGCTGACTATACATGGGATAAATCTGACGAGGTAGAAGTAATTACTCTTGATGACGCTATTCATACTTATGGATTCCCTCAATACATCAAGATTGATGTAGAAGGATTTGAATATCAAGTTCTGTGTGGTTTATCTAAACCAGTTCCATATTTATCATTTGAATTTACAATTGAATTTCTTGATCGTGCAAAGCAGTGCGTGTCTCATTTGGAAAAGCTCGGTTACAAATTCTTTAATTTTTCCGAAGGAGAAATATCTCAACTGGTTCTTTCCGAATGGGTTCCCTCAAAAACTCTTTTTAAAAAACTGGAACGTTCGACAGATCAGTTATATTGGGGTGACATTTACGCAAAGTACGATACGTTATCTTTTAATAATAAAAAAAATTTTACTCATGAAATTAAACACATTCTTCCTTATAAATCAGCTGCAATAACAAATATAAGAAATACGATTTCAATTGTTAATACCAATGTTCTCGAACAACTCCATATTACAGGTCTTTGTGGTGACAATCAGCCACTTCGCCTTCACCTTGGTTGCGGAGAACAGCACCTCGATGGTTATGTAAATATTGATTATCCACCAAGTGAGCATAATGTCATGCAGGTGAATGCGGACGTTTATGCGAACATTACGGAATTAGATTTTCCTGCAGGGTCTGTAGACGAGGTCAGGTCACACCATGTCTTTGAACACTTTAATCGTGTTACCGCCCTGGCTATGCTGATCAAATGGCATAACTGGTTAAAGATCGGTGGTAAACTGCACATCGAGACACCTGATCTTATGGGAAGTGCTAAAACATTATTGACTGAATCTTCCTGGAAGACAAAAATGGGGGTCGTCCGTCATATTACCGGAGATCAGTCCTCTGGTTGGGCATACCACGTCGACCAGTGGTTTCCTGAAAGGTTTGAGCATACCCTGAACCGATTGGGATTTGGTACCGTCCTGATACAAGCAAGCTCTTGGCCCCATGAGCCATTTTTATCAAACGTTACGGCGATTGCAGTAAAATCTCAGAATGTTCCACTGGAAAAACAATTGATAGTTGCCGATGAATTGCTATTGGAAAGTACCGTTTCTTCAATGGAGCAGCCAACTTTTGAAATCTGGAAAAGGCAGTTGCGCACTATACTTTTAGATAACCAAAAGGTAACATCCCATGATGTGCAATATCCCACAGGTTCTCAGATTTCTGATGTCCTTAAGGTCTTCCAACAATCTGTGCCGGAGCTGTCCATAGATGAACTTCATAACTTCAACCAGAGAAGTCGGGATAGGTGGGTACACGCAAAGGCATTAACTGTCCCGTCTGGATCACGTGTCCTGGACATAGGAGCGGGAACATGTCCTTATCGTCCATTCTTTGTTCATTGTATCTACAAGACTCATGATTTCAAAAAATATGCCGGTGAAAAGCTTGGAGGGACGAAGGAGTACGGGAGTATTGATTATGAATCAGACATCAGCGCTATACCAGTTCCCGACAACTCCTTTGATGTAATTATTTGCACCGAAGTTCTGGAACACACTCCAGAACCAATTGAAGCAATGCGGGAAATGACTAGAATATTACGGCCTGGTGGACGGCTTTTCATTACCGCTCCGCTCGGTGCGGGATTGCATCAAATACCGTATCACTACTACGGTGGTTACACGCCAGAATGGTACAGACATTTTTGTAAAAAGTTTGGACTGTACGTTTCAGAAATCATACCAAATGGCGGTTTTTTCAAACTGCTTGCTCAGGAATGTGCCCGGGTGGCATGGACATTACCACAACACCAGCATTTGCATGGCAACAACATAGAGTTTATTCAAAATCTATTTGGTGAGTGGATTCCACGATATTTGTTCGCATTAGAGAAAAAGCACTTTATTGATCAATTTACTGTTGGTTATCATGTAGAAGCCGTAAAGATTAGGGATATAGATAACATTCAGAAGATGATCGATAAGAATACGCAAAACGTAAGTCTTTACATTGAAGCTGCACATGCTTTGATGAATCAAGGAAAGTTCCTGGATGCAAAGATGTATATTGAAGACGCATTAGAGTTAGATAATGATAACCCCACATTGCTTGAAATATATCAACAGTTATCACAATAA
- a CDS encoding dTDP-4-dehydrorhamnose 3,5-epimerase family protein, which yields MEVKQSKLAEVLTIKPPTIFEDFRGTYVELYNEQLYINAGIKVKFIQDDISISSRHVLRGIHGDNETWKLISCLYGKFYLVVVNWDKNSPQYRQWESFTLSEKNCTQVLVPPNFGIGHLVLSEQAIFSYKQSTYYNRANQFTLVWNDPELNIWWPIKNPILSQRDLGIG from the coding sequence GTGGAAGTTAAACAAAGCAAACTTGCAGAGGTTTTAACGATTAAACCTCCTACTATTTTTGAAGATTTCAGGGGAACGTATGTTGAATTGTACAACGAACAGCTTTACATAAATGCCGGAATAAAAGTAAAATTTATCCAGGATGATATTTCTATTTCATCAAGGCATGTCTTACGCGGTATTCACGGTGATAATGAGACATGGAAATTAATTTCCTGTTTATATGGCAAATTTTATTTAGTTGTGGTTAATTGGGATAAGAATTCCCCACAGTATCGCCAGTGGGAATCTTTCACCTTATCAGAAAAAAATTGTACTCAAGTCTTAGTGCCTCCAAATTTTGGCATTGGCCATCTGGTTTTAAGTGAACAGGCAATATTTAGCTACAAACAAAGCACCTACTATAATCGTGCCAATCAATTTACCCTAGTGTGGAATGACCCAGAACTTAATATATGGTGGCCAATTAAAAATCCAATCTTATCCCAAAGAGACTTAGGGATTGGTTAA
- a CDS encoding class I SAM-dependent methyltransferase → MQKIRERDHRSDAVHSQKNLAEVTIEDFARLFGTTADDIANSCKELINTMNFRYERLSSTERDKLILNILKRIDSTNLGVSGEERKPEWERGWTENLHDFVDSGYDISKLVPKYFKKNVPVRLNREYVMPVDPDFVLNCTKVFRNWIFNKYLKDVDSIYEFGCGPATHLAFLAGIYPEKKLYGLDWAKPSQEIIRLLAKHFGWQIEGRHFDFFAPDANLHLNENSAVYTFGALEQIGRNHEAFLQFLLKESPDLCINVECICELYNQDCLLDFLAFKYHKRRNYLDGYLTRLQELEVEGKIQIVAMHHQQFGNIYDDSHSYVIWIPKEK, encoded by the coding sequence TTGCAGAAAATAAGAGAAAGAGATCATCGGAGCGATGCCGTGCATAGCCAGAAAAATTTGGCAGAAGTGACTATAGAGGATTTTGCCCGGTTATTCGGTACAACTGCAGACGATATTGCTAATAGTTGTAAGGAACTTATAAATACTATGAATTTTCGTTATGAACGACTTTCTAGTACTGAGCGAGACAAATTGATACTCAATATACTAAAAAGAATTGATTCGACCAATTTAGGTGTATCCGGGGAGGAAAGAAAGCCGGAATGGGAAAGAGGTTGGACTGAAAATCTCCATGATTTCGTTGATTCTGGATACGATATCTCCAAACTCGTGCCAAAGTACTTCAAGAAAAATGTTCCCGTTCGGCTCAATCGTGAGTATGTGATGCCAGTTGATCCTGATTTCGTCCTTAACTGTACCAAGGTTTTTCGTAACTGGATATTCAATAAATATTTGAAAGATGTCGATTCTATCTACGAATTCGGTTGCGGCCCTGCCACTCACCTTGCCTTTTTGGCAGGTATTTATCCTGAGAAGAAGCTTTATGGACTTGACTGGGCAAAACCTTCACAGGAAATTATCAGGCTTTTGGCAAAACATTTTGGCTGGCAGATAGAAGGGCGTCATTTTGATTTCTTTGCCCCTGATGCAAATTTGCATCTGAATGAGAACAGCGCAGTGTATACTTTTGGAGCACTCGAGCAGATAGGAAGGAATCATGAAGCCTTTCTGCAGTTCCTGCTGAAAGAATCTCCCGATTTATGCATTAATGTGGAATGTATTTGTGAGCTTTACAACCAAGATTGCTTGCTCGACTTTCTCGCCTTTAAGTACCACAAGAGAAGAAATTATCTAGATGGCTATCTTACCCGTTTGCAGGAATTGGAGGTTGAAGGAAAGATCCAAATAGTTGCAATGCACCATCAACAATTTGGCAACATATATGACGATTCCCATTCTTATGTGATATGGATACCAAAGGAAAAATAA
- a CDS encoding B12-binding domain-containing radical SAM protein, which translates to MRIILINPPTPEYMPNKEFIPPPSLLYLAGVLQRADFTVSILDLNTYKPWEIVTDSTDIFLNIIITEQISDFRPSLIGIGCLFSGQFPSVLKLSESIKNHFPTIPIVIGGMHPTIYPAEILKNCPSIDYVVVGEGEEQIVALASAVKNNSFPFEQLEGFAYRNNGKVMVNPKKTFIEKTYDLPFPAYNLINFEDYYHDTSHWHNPKGLSFHMTVPIISSRSCPMRCNFCSMFLVMGPKIRTRLPDHVVDEIQLLYDTYGQRHFSFMDDNININKKHIMEICKQVMQRNLDIQFETPNGLMVSALDREVMDMMVQAGWVRGAIAIESGSDFIRNKIMGKRLKREKIFEVTQMAKSYRNLYFKAYFIIGMPEDTKETLMETYNMIKEINVDETYVTNLIPFPGTSVFEQALRDNLFIEEFDVNNLWRMNGFHYTDNKRFYIKPYQLGLEELRAFRDKFDTLLAENKRKRSSERCRA; encoded by the coding sequence ATGAGGATTATATTAATCAATCCACCAACACCTGAATATATGCCAAATAAAGAATTTATACCTCCACCGTCCTTACTTTATTTGGCTGGAGTTTTACAGAGAGCGGATTTTACGGTTAGTATATTGGATTTGAATACCTATAAACCATGGGAGATAGTTACTGATAGTACTGATATATTTTTAAATATCATTATTACTGAGCAGATTTCTGACTTTAGACCTTCCTTAATTGGAATAGGATGCCTTTTTTCCGGGCAATTCCCATCAGTACTGAAACTTTCCGAGTCAATCAAGAACCACTTTCCCACCATTCCCATTGTGATCGGAGGAATGCATCCAACCATTTATCCGGCCGAAATTCTTAAGAATTGCCCGTCCATTGATTACGTGGTGGTCGGTGAGGGTGAGGAGCAGATTGTAGCTTTAGCAAGTGCTGTAAAGAATAACTCTTTTCCTTTTGAGCAGCTTGAAGGTTTTGCATATCGAAATAACGGAAAAGTTATGGTTAATCCCAAAAAAACTTTTATAGAAAAAACATACGACCTCCCATTTCCAGCCTATAATTTGATTAATTTCGAAGATTACTATCACGATACATCTCATTGGCACAATCCAAAAGGGTTATCCTTTCATATGACAGTTCCTATTATTTCCAGCAGGAGTTGTCCGATGCGATGTAACTTTTGCTCTATGTTTTTGGTCATGGGTCCAAAGATAAGAACCCGATTGCCTGACCATGTTGTTGATGAAATACAATTACTTTATGATACCTATGGTCAGAGGCATTTTTCTTTTATGGATGACAATATCAATATTAATAAAAAGCATATTATGGAAATATGTAAACAAGTTATGCAAAGAAATCTTGACATCCAATTTGAAACTCCTAATGGGTTGATGGTGTCTGCCCTGGACAGAGAAGTGATGGATATGATGGTCCAGGCTGGGTGGGTAAGAGGGGCAATTGCCATTGAAAGTGGTTCTGATTTTATCCGAAACAAGATCATGGGAAAGCGCCTGAAGAGAGAAAAGATATTTGAAGTTACGCAAATGGCCAAATCATATAGGAATCTATATTTTAAAGCCTATTTCATAATCGGTATGCCGGAAGACACAAAGGAAACACTTATGGAAACATATAACATGATTAAGGAAATAAACGTCGATGAGACGTATGTAACCAATCTAATACCTTTTCCAGGTACATCGGTATTTGAACAGGCATTGAGAGATAATCTTTTTATTGAAGAATTTGACGTTAACAACCTCTGGCGTATGAATGGATTCCATTACACTGATAATAAGCGTTTTTACATTAAGCCGTATCAGCTTGGCCTGGAAGAACTGAGAGCATTCAGGGATAAGTTCGATACCTTACTTGCAGAAAATAAGAGAAAGAGATCATCGGAGCGATGCCGTGCATAG
- a CDS encoding TylF/MycF/NovP-related O-methyltransferase, whose protein sequence is MEDYFSNSIGSNVEKLQNFTKYVPTQDLRKFFCRYELFRKILHVHGSIVECGVLYGGGLMAWAQLSEIFEPLNHLRNIIGFDTFAGFVSFSEMDKTGTAFQGKNGGLAIDTYDDLLNSIALYNKNRFLNHIEKVKLVKGDVAESLPTYLKTNPHLVVSLLYLDFDIYEPTVVALKHLIPRIPKGGIIAFDELNHEVWPGETIAVMQEIGLNKLRIERFPFGSTMSYAVIE, encoded by the coding sequence TTGGAAGATTATTTTTCAAACAGCATTGGAAGCAACGTTGAGAAACTGCAGAATTTTACCAAATATGTGCCAACGCAGGATCTAAGAAAATTCTTTTGCAGGTATGAGCTTTTTAGAAAAATTCTGCATGTTCATGGTTCAATCGTCGAATGTGGTGTGCTCTATGGTGGTGGTTTGATGGCGTGGGCGCAGTTAAGTGAAATTTTTGAACCTTTGAATCATCTTCGAAATATTATCGGTTTTGACACTTTTGCAGGTTTTGTATCTTTTTCTGAAATGGATAAAACAGGCACCGCATTTCAGGGTAAAAATGGAGGATTGGCAATAGATACTTATGATGACTTGCTGAATAGTATTGCCTTATATAATAAAAATCGTTTTCTCAACCACATAGAGAAAGTTAAATTGGTTAAAGGCGATGTTGCCGAATCTCTTCCCACATATCTAAAGACAAATCCACATCTTGTTGTTAGCCTTTTGTATCTTGATTTTGACATATATGAACCAACAGTCGTTGCCCTTAAGCATCTAATACCGAGGATTCCTAAGGGAGGCATCATAGCTTTTGACGAGCTAAACCACGAGGTTTGGCCAGGTGAAACAATTGCAGTAATGCAGGAGATAGGTTTAAACAAGCTGAGAATAGAAAGATTTCCTTTTGGTTCTACCATGTCATATGCAGTAATTGAATAA
- a CDS encoding aldo/keto reductase produces MKYRKLGNTGIEVSEIGFGTWGLGGNSYGPVDDNVSKAALRFAFDSGITFYDTSDLYGNGHSEEVLGDALHDVRDKIIISTKVGLLPHTGFDMPCDFSPAYIRQELDASIRRLRSDYVDIYLLHSPTIEMLREDREIVATLQTLKEAGKIHAYGISVRSPDDGLVAIQEFGINVVQVNFNMIDQRAINNGLFDLAYEKKVGVIARTPLCFGYLTGKLHGNEKFEGIDHRTNWPVDQRQRWAKAPGLFSFLNQGKNRTPAQLALRFCLDHKSVSTVIPGMMNCNEVRENALVSSLEALNAEEVARIKLIYENNSFYDNSAKQRK; encoded by the coding sequence ATGAAATACAGAAAACTTGGTAATACTGGAATAGAAGTATCAGAAATCGGTTTTGGAACCTGGGGGCTAGGCGGTAATTCATACGGTCCGGTCGATGACAATGTCTCTAAAGCTGCCTTACGTTTTGCCTTTGATTCTGGAATAACTTTCTATGATACATCCGACCTGTATGGTAACGGCCACAGTGAGGAAGTTCTAGGTGACGCATTGCACGATGTTAGAGATAAAATCATTATTTCTACAAAAGTTGGTTTGCTTCCGCATACTGGCTTCGACATGCCATGCGACTTTTCTCCTGCATACATAAGACAGGAGCTAGATGCCAGCATAAGGCGATTAAGATCAGACTATGTTGATATCTATCTTCTGCACAGCCCAACTATTGAAATGCTAAGAGAGGATCGAGAAATTGTTGCCACACTGCAAACCCTTAAAGAAGCCGGGAAAATCCATGCATACGGGATTTCTGTAAGATCGCCTGATGATGGGCTTGTGGCAATTCAAGAATTTGGTATTAACGTAGTTCAGGTAAATTTTAACATGATTGATCAGAGAGCAATTAATAACGGCCTGTTTGATTTAGCTTATGAGAAGAAGGTAGGGGTTATTGCACGAACGCCGCTATGTTTTGGATATTTAACAGGCAAGTTGCATGGGAACGAAAAATTTGAAGGTATAGATCACAGAACGAATTGGCCAGTAGACCAACGGCAAAGATGGGCTAAGGCACCCGGTTTATTTTCGTTCCTGAACCAAGGGAAGAACCGTACTCCGGCACAGTTGGCGTTGCGGTTCTGCCTTGACCATAAAAGCGTTTCAACAGTTATTCCCGGTATGATGAATTGTAATGAAGTCAGAGAAAATGCCCTGGTCAGCAGTTTGGAAGCATTGAATGCTGAAGAAGTGGCAAGAATTAAATTGATATATGAAAACAACAGCTTTTATGACAATTCTGCTAAACAAAGAAAGTAA
- a CDS encoding NAD-dependent epimerase/dehydratase family protein produces MYHKILVTGGSAVTGSALKSIIGDYPESKFFFINSKDCNLVDRDKTIAYVSGLQPDAIIHLAAISGGIGLSMKYPATLLRDNVLMNFNILEAGRLCNVKKIVMTLTTGMYPADASLPLKEEYIHNGHPHESNYGSSFAKRLVDPAIKAYRAEYGLNIIGLVPNGIFGENDNFNYDDAPMVPTLIRRFYENRHGNSKIVIWGDGTPLREYTYAKDVAKAFMWCLNHYNDAQILNIGTTEELSVKEIAYLIASFLNIDTSRIEFDTTKPNGIFKKSVDNSRFISISKFQYTPFKAGLENTIRWFCDTYQKSPESIRMKGKSRIN; encoded by the coding sequence GTGTATCATAAGATTTTAGTAACAGGAGGCTCTGCTGTAACTGGCAGTGCCTTAAAATCCATAATCGGTGATTATCCGGAAAGTAAGTTCTTTTTCATAAATTCAAAGGATTGCAATCTGGTCGATAGAGATAAAACCATCGCATACGTAAGCGGATTACAGCCGGACGCCATCATTCATCTGGCGGCAATTAGCGGTGGTATAGGTCTGAGTATGAAATATCCAGCAACCCTATTACGGGATAACGTGTTGATGAATTTTAACATTCTAGAGGCAGGCAGGCTATGCAACGTAAAAAAGATTGTTATGACCCTTACTACTGGCATGTATCCGGCGGATGCGTCACTCCCCCTCAAAGAAGAGTACATTCACAACGGTCATCCACACGAATCGAACTACGGTTCTTCGTTTGCTAAAAGGCTGGTTGATCCTGCCATTAAAGCGTACCGGGCAGAATATGGTTTAAATATCATAGGTTTGGTGCCAAACGGAATATTTGGTGAAAACGATAACTTCAATTATGATGATGCACCCATGGTTCCAACGCTTATCAGACGCTTTTATGAAAACAGGCATGGCAATTCAAAAATAGTTATCTGGGGTGACGGCACTCCCCTTCGGGAATATACTTATGCAAAGGATGTCGCTAAGGCTTTCATGTGGTGCCTGAACCATTATAATGATGCGCAAATACTAAATATTGGCACAACGGAAGAGCTTTCTGTAAAGGAAATAGCATATCTTATCGCCAGCTTCTTGAATATTGATACCAGTCGCATTGAATTTGACACAACAAAACCAAATGGAATATTCAAAAAGAGCGTAGATAATTCCCGCTTTATCAGTATCTCAAAATTCCAATATACACCTTTTAAGGCCGGTTTGGAAAACACCATCAGGTGGTTTTGTGATACCTATCAGAAATCCCCTGAAAGCATAAGAATGAAGGGTAAAAGCAGAATCAACTAA
- a CDS encoding transketolase family protein, with amino-acid sequence MRKAFADTLTQIAEQNSRVVLVTGDLGFQVFDEFHARFGPRYINVGVAEAQMIYTAAGLATVGWRPVAYSIASFATARPFEQIRYCVSYPNLPVVIIGAGRGYLYSTSGVSHHAADDLALMSVLPGMTVVAPGDPDEVVQLFPQLFNLPGPSYFTVGRFGEPSYEASEPAILGRARLLRKGEQIAIIGTGEIANEILKAMKLLEPDKIFPTAYQMHTVKPLDTNTLNSLANEVHTMVVVEEHVPHGGLWAAISAWHISAKTTPRMIRLGPPDSFVLGNLRQDELRRRLNFDANAIASTCRSLWKKK; translated from the coding sequence ATGAGAAAAGCATTCGCAGATACACTTACACAGATTGCGGAACAGAATTCTCGTGTTGTTCTTGTTACCGGTGATCTCGGATTCCAGGTTTTTGATGAATTTCATGCAAGGTTTGGCCCACGCTACATAAATGTCGGTGTTGCTGAAGCACAAATGATTTACACAGCTGCAGGGCTTGCAACAGTTGGTTGGCGTCCTGTAGCTTACTCTATTGCCTCGTTTGCAACAGCTCGACCTTTCGAGCAAATTCGTTATTGTGTAAGTTACCCAAATTTACCGGTTGTTATCATAGGAGCAGGCAGGGGATATCTTTATTCGACCAGCGGTGTTTCACACCACGCCGCTGATGACCTTGCGCTCATGTCAGTACTTCCTGGAATGACGGTAGTAGCCCCTGGAGACCCGGACGAAGTAGTACAACTTTTCCCTCAACTATTTAATTTACCAGGGCCTTCATACTTCACCGTAGGCCGCTTTGGTGAGCCGTCGTATGAAGCCTCTGAACCAGCAATTTTAGGACGTGCCAGGCTTCTTCGTAAGGGAGAGCAAATAGCCATTATTGGTACTGGTGAAATTGCCAACGAAATACTGAAGGCAATGAAACTTCTCGAACCGGACAAGATTTTTCCAACTGCCTATCAAATGCACACAGTAAAGCCCTTGGATACGAACACGTTGAATTCGTTGGCAAATGAAGTACACACCATGGTGGTGGTAGAGGAGCATGTCCCACATGGCGGACTATGGGCCGCCATAAGCGCATGGCATATAAGTGCCAAAACGACTCCTCGAATGATTCGGCTTGGCCCCCCTGATAGTTTTGTCCTTGGGAATTTACGGCAAGACGAACTTAGGCGTCGTCTCAATTTTGATGCTAATGCGATAGCAAGCACCTGCCGCTCGTTGTGGAAAAAGAAATAA